Proteins from one Porites lutea chromosome 3, jaPorLute2.1, whole genome shotgun sequence genomic window:
- the LOC140930923 gene encoding uncharacterized protein, protein MKTRWFSVVFAVLFAVLLFDICSCAVLPKDTALKLKDVRAEETKALGNGALAGESDNLAKEENTDEDEEDGGKEDVEDFDEEDEDEVADDGEEDVEDFDEENEGEVVDDDDEENVDEENEDADDSEDTNDGWTENEGEDHDDEDEEEGDNDVDDKQADGENDEEEDEEDDFMDEEDDAIEDEEDGDIPKELSDINEDENDFSDEPALKTANDERKAIRLNTKEVEDPRRRGRKGRRIRRGRRSRRGRRGKPSRRRRRGRRGRRGRKGRQRRRGRRGRKGRRGRRGRRGRKGRKGRRGRRGRRGRRGRRGRRGRRGRGGIRGRVKVIVRPRPPQPPPPQPTQPTTPVGTPATPGGTGSPAPGGTEPTPGGSVPGGMR, encoded by the exons ATGAAGACGCGGTGGTTTTCTGTCGTTTTCGCTGTTCTGTTTGCTGTGCTCCTCTTTGATATCTGCAGTTGTGCTGTACTCCCCAAAGATACAGCGCTAAAGCTGAAAGATGTTCGTGCTGAGGAAACTAAAGCTCTCGGAAATGGTGCTTTAGCTGGAGAAAGTGACAACTTGGCGAAAGAAGAAAATACTGACGAGGACGAAGAAGACGGAGGTAAGGAAGACGTTGAAGACTttgatgaagaagatgaagatgaagttGCAGATGATGGCGAAGAAGACGTTGAAGACTTTGATGAAGAAAATGAAGGTGAAGTTGTAGATGATGACGACGAAGAAAATGTCgatgaagaaaatgaagatgCTGATGATAGCGAAGACACAAACGACGGATGGACTGAAAATGAAGGTGAAGATCATGATgatgaagacgaagaagaaggcGATAATGATGTTGACGATAAACAGGCAGATGGAGAAAACGATGAAGAAGAGGATGAAGAAGACGATTTCATGGATGAAGAAGATGACGCAATTGAGGATGAAGAGGACGGTGACATACCCAAAGAACTGAGTGATATCAACGAGGATGAGAATGATTTTTCTGACGAGCCAGCACTGAAGACGGCAAATGATGAGCGAAAAG CGATTCGACTGAATACGAAAGAAGTTGAGGACCCTAGGCGACGTGGTAGAAAAGGACGAAGGATTAGACGTGGCAGGCGAAGCAGGCGTGGCAGAAGAGGGAAACCAAGTAGACGGAGAAGACGTGGCAGGCGAGGAAGACGTGGTAGAAAGGGTAGACAAAGAAGGCGTGGTAGGCGTGGCCGAAAAGGTAGACGAGGCAGACGGGGAAGACGTGgcagaaaaggaagaaaaggcAGGCGCGGCAGGCGTGGTAGACGTGGCCGGCGTGGCAGGCGTGGCAGACGTGGTAGACGTGGACGAGGCGGAATAAGGGGACGCGTCAAGGTAATAGTAAGGCCTCGACCGCCACAGCCACCTCCTCCCCAACCTACTCAGCCTACAACACCAGTTGGAACGCCAGCCACTCCAGGTGGCACCGGATCACCCGCCCCAGGGGGAACCGAACCAACTCCCGGAGGGAGCGTTCCTGGAGGAATGCGATAG